The Pseudopipra pipra isolate bDixPip1 chromosome 29, bDixPip1.hap1, whole genome shotgun sequence DNA segment AGTGGCTGAGAGGAGTGAATACAGTTCCGGGCTCGGAGGTCAGTATTTATACCCTCCCGAGCTCCAGAGTTGTCCAGGGTATCTCATCAGACCCTTTGTCCCTCCAGTTGACGTCGGCGGAGTCACCGATTTTCATGTTTGCCGAGCTCGGCGTCGCGACACGTGCGTAACCCCTCCAGAATTTCTTTAATCTCGAAACGAGGAGAATCTCCGGGAAAATTGCAGGCAATTCCCTGTGCTTGGAGGGCTGGCAATAATTTGGGGAGACGTTCAGACCATTGCCTGTTGCGCAATCGCCTCGTGGCTGCTCCGTTGGCTTGGCTTTGGCGTCCTGTGGTGCAACAAGTTGGGGACCAAAGGCACGGGCTCGGCTTTGGTGTGCCGAGGAGGGCTGGAGCTTCCCAGCATCATCCTGACCTCTGCCTGCTTCCCAGTGACCCTGGGgggtgtcccttcccagcagctctctGCTGGGACCAAAATCTCTGGATTTTGGTCTCAGGTTCTACAACAGCAGCGTCAAAGACGTTTTCCAACTGCCCCACGAACATTCCCAAATATCCCTTCCTATTTTAGAACATTTTTATGGAGGGGGGGATGGTTTTTGACTTTCATACAACAAAAGCAGCACCTTAATGGGGCTTGGAAACAAGAGACCTTGAAGTGTCTCGGAAGTGACCGTGTTATTAAATCTGGAGGTGTCTTTCGGTGACAAACTATTAATATTTAAATCCTGCAACACTTTGCAAATTGAAAACATTAATGAGTGTTTATGAAGTGCTTTGGTATTCAAAATTCTGAGGAAGCCTCAACATCCTGTTTGCTCATTATTACGCTTATTTTCCATTCAAATTAATGCCAGGAATTAGGTGAAGGTCACTCAAGGAGTCCTGCCGTGAACTCCGGTGTTCCTGGAGCTGGATACACGTGGTTGATTCTTTGTGGAAAAGGTATGGATGTGATTCTTTGGAAAAAAGCATTTAGAGCTCTTTTAGTGCTAATCTTTCTGATTTCTTTATTTCCACATCAAGTCCATACCTGAATTCTCCACGTTGTTGTGCTGAGGTCAAGCCCTTTAGTGAATTAAAGTGTTGCAAACAACGCCAGAGACATAATTTTTGTTGAAAACATTCTTTCTGCTCATGCAGCAACATGACTTCGATTCGTGAGCACTTTGGAGGAATGGAATTAAGATTTATTTATGGTTCTGGCTGTTTTTCCTCGAGTTGCTGAAGTTTGATATAAAACTCCTACATCTACATTTGCATTTCCTTTAAATGAAAAGCCTGTGTTGTGTTGCATCAGTTTCTAGTGAAAAACAAATATCCAATAAGTGgaaaagctttccttttttactgaaaatttctctctctccaatGTCCTTGAGAAGGCAGAAATGACTTTTATATTATACAGAAATGAACTTCAGTTTTCACAACGGAGACAATAAAATGGTATCAGGAATGTAGCTGGCCCAGAAAATTGGCAGATGAAAGGAACCTGTAATACGTGTGCCATATGGGAGGCTGGGAACACACTAATAATCCcaaacaatgaagaaaattatattaattgaAGATATGACGTGTACAGGCAAATTTGTTTTCCAACCAATAAGGCTCCCAAGCTTTTTGAATACTCAGGGCGTCTGAGATAAGCCAGGAGGGCCAGCAGGGAGTATAAAAAGGGCCGGGAGCTCCGGgctcctcagcagctcctctgccttcctcctctGGTTAACTCGGTAagttttccctccttccttcacaGGGATTGGGAATTTTGCCGGAGTGATTTCTGCTGGGATTGGGGCTGCTCTGAAATTTAAGATTTCTCCGGGAATTTCTCTGAAATTCAGGGTTTGAGCTGCGCTGCAGGAGTTGGTGGGTTCAAGTTTTAAAGCTGGGGCTGAAAGGGGTCCTGTTGGTCCCTGAGGCTCCCTGATAAGGGATTATTAGGGCAGCAGAGGTAGAAATGGGTTTCCCCACCATGACCCTcggtggtttttttccataaatcTCCTCTTTTCAGTGAGATCTGCAGGTGTGTTTGGCAGGACAGGTGTTCCCAGGTGTGTCAATGCTCTGTGGGTGGTTGTGTGTGCTGTCAGCACGTCCAGATGCAAATTAAAATGGGTGGAAATCACTGAAAGGGCACTTGGAGGGATGAACCCAAACATCACTTTGGGCTTGCTTGAAGACTTCCTTGGTGGAGCTGGGAATGCAGAGCTCCATGCAAAGCTGATGTCCTGAAAGAAATTTAGGGTTGTCCACTCCTAGCAGATATTCTCTAAGAAAAATCCTGAATCAGCAGCAAGGTTTTGGTCTGTAACAGGTGATTCCATGGTCAGGGTTTTCACCAGTcacagaaagggagaaaaccAGATAGTTTAAAGacagggttggacttgatggtccttgtgggccccttccCACCTGGCAGATCCTGTGACTCTTTGTTCTTGGGGAGGGTCCTGtgccgggctgagagctggactcgatggtcctggtgggtcccttccaacccagcacGTTTGTGGCATTCTGTGGATAAATGAACCCCAGAAATGGGCTGTCAGGAGGAGCTGAGGTCACGACGTTGCTCCTGCCCTCGCGGGACCCCTGAGGAAGTTTCCGGGCTCTGTCGCTGCCGTTGGGAATATTCACGGGAACGTTCACggcctctccttccctccccgcCGCCAGGTTTGCCTCCAGCCCACAAAGATGACCTTCCTCCAGGGCCAGTGTGACGACGATTGCTACTCCCCCTGCGGCTACCGGGGCTACGACTGCGGGAGCCCCTGCGGCTACCGGGGCTACGGGGGCCTCTACGGCTACCGCGGCCTCTACGGCCTCGGCGACCGCTACGGCTACGGGGGCCTCTACGGCTACGGGGGCCTCTACGGCTACCGGGGCCTCTACGGCTCCGGGGACTGCTACGGCTACGGTGGCTACCGGGGCTTCTACGGCTCCGGGGACTGCTGCGGATACCCCGGGCTTTACTCGGGCCGCTACGGGTACCCCTACGGCTCCCGCTACGGCCAGAGGTACGGCTACGGGGGCTGCTACAGCTTGTGAACCCCGCCGGGACGGCCCTCGGGGGACGGTCAGCCCAAGCCTGGCCCGCAGGGCTTGATGGAGAACCTCGGCAGCAGAGGGTGTGCGGGGCCCCGGGCGCAGCGCCCGCCCTCCGCGGCGGCTTCGAGAGCTCTGCGCTGCCCTCGAGGTGCTTGCCGTGATCCCTCTTCGTTCTGCTCAgtgtctgctgctgctcctgccgcCCAGAGTCTCCCCTTGACCTAGAACCTGCTTCTCCTCGGTGCTCCAGTCCTCGGGAACCGGCTCTGATGTTTGCAATGATGTACAAAGCCTGAGCTCTGGCCGGGTGGTGGGCAGGGTGTAAAGGCCTCTTTGGGAATGTGGGCTCTCTGTTCTGTGTCTCTTTATAAAGTTCATCTGCCTTTCACTCGTATTAAAAACTTATTCTGCATCAATCCTgcattttcctggttttattttccactttgtttctgaaatatctTCAAATCCATAGCAGCAAACAGGGACAAATTTATTAACTTGCTGCGCCTCAGGACCTGCCTGTGGAGGCTTGTCCTCCTCAGGCTGGAAACAGGGACTTTTGGAGCTGCAAGAAACTTGAGCTGTGGCTCTGGATTTGCATGTTCCTACAACTCCAGGCTTTGGCTTGGTGGGAAATAAGTAATTCATCTCCAGATGCTTCGGTGCTGCTGTTGGGCCAGTGTGGTGTGATTAGGACATGAGCCATCACTGCCCGTGACCTGATATTGGACAAGAACTCTGGAACAAGAACACTGAATTTGCCTTGCAGGAATTGGACAATATTCTGCTCACTTGAACAGTTTTCTGTATTCTCTGTGCAGGTCTGGGACTAATTCTTTTATATTTGCAACATTATTATAAAGACCATTACAGCCTTATTGTGCTGAAGTATTAACTCCACCCCAGGTAAACCCAGCACATTTAACCTTAAATCTGGTAATAGTTTAATTAAGTAAATGAAAGGGAGAAACTGGGGCATTTCTTGTGTTTCTGGGGGGTAAAAGGGAAGAGTGTGTTTACTGGGACCTCAGTGGACTGATTTTCCagatccttccccagctctgttccctttgCTGGATGTGTttcagcccctcaatgtctttctttccACGAGGAGCCCAGAACAGGACACAGAACTCGAGGTGCAAATACTTTGCCAGCTCTGGGGACAGAAGGTCCTTCCAGGATGTCACCACTCACCACTTTACGTGTATTCATGTAAAACAGGGACAGAGGCAAGAAAACAACTGGATCTCCagggttttttaaatgcaggaaGACTTTAATGCAGCAAGAAAAGGAGTTGGCACAGATACAGAAAGATTATAGTTTTGGGATACTGGAAGGAGCTACAGGAGGTGAGTCACTGCACTGGAGAACATTCCTTCTTGTTGGAGCCACGTTGTTCATCCTCCAGGTGCTTGTAAATCCAGATCAAAGGCGAGACAGCTGTGATCCTGCTCCATTACAGTCCTGCAGCACCTTACTGGAAGTACTCATTGAAAATGCAGATGACCCAAAATCTCCTATTGCACAGGGATGCAATATGAGCAGCTGCAAGAAGCTCCACAGGAATTGCAGATCGTCCCTCCCGTCGCTGACGGGGCTGTGAGGGCGTCTAAATACAGGAGGCTACCAAGAGGGTTGAGaaaggcagggagaagcagagagagggagcaggaagaacagaaatCCCCAGGAGTTTTTAGAGCAGGGCCCAGCTCCTCATCCTTGGTGACCTCGGCGGGGACTCGGCGCGTGTCCGAACTCCCGTCGGGGCTCAGCCCTCGgcctggggggtgctgggggagccACGGGGGgttcagcagcaggaggagcagcagccgTAGGAGTAGCAGCAGGAGGGGTAGCAGTAGCGGGTGCTGCGGGCGCGGTACCCGCAGCAGTCCCCGCAGCCGTAGGTGCGGCGGCAGCAGCGCAGGGTGCGGACggtgcaggggctgcagcagctgtaggTGCGGCAGCAGCGAACGCTCCGGTAGCGGggggagcagcacagggtgtAACAGGGGGagtagcagcagcaggacatcctgggggggtgcagggagggagggaggagaaccTGAAACAGAGCAGGGAGGTCGAGGTTAAGCTCGGCTCGCAGCGGGTCGGCGAGGAGGGTTCGGGTGGAAACGTGGAGCAAATCCCTTTGTTCGGGTGTGATTCTCGTTTCACAGgatcactgaggctggaaaagacttccaGGAGTCCAAGCTGTGACCCAGCCCCAAGCTGTCACCCAACCCAGAGCACCGAGTGTGGGAAAGGCTTCACTTTGCTGCGGTAACttgggttttggttggtttttatgAGTTTGCTCTTCTGATTTTCCACGTTGAGCAGGGATATGTTCAGAGTCCCTGAATccttgaggttggaaaagacctccaggatcatccagtcccccctgtgccccatccccaccttgtccccagcccagagcactcagtgccatggtcagTCCTgccctggacacctccaggggtgggcactcccccacctccctgggcagcccctgccaaggccgGACCcccttttccatgaagaaattcttcctgaagaAGAAATGAAGTGTTTGTGGGAGTTTGATGTCcaagctcccagcccaggcagctgagGTAAATCCCGAGCTCCAGATAAGATGTTTAGGTGTCCTAAATCTGACCTGGATCCCTCACAGCACTTCCAGCAGTTCTTAGAAGTGTTTATACACAACCCAGCAAGTTCATTAAAGTCTCAGCCCTCCTTGTCTGGCTTTAATCTTGGCATATAAACTGTTCCTTTTCTGTCTAACACTGGCTTTGTTGGTGCCAGTTCTAGCAAGGACACTGAAAATCCTCTGCTGCAGAGTGAAGGTTTAAATCCTGGATTGCTGCAGGTCAGAGCTGCCCCAGTGACTCCAGAGCCACTAAAACAATCCATGTGACCTGCCCATATTCATTATTGCCACATCTTTCCAACCAAAAGCCATTTCCTCCTTGTGCAATGGGCAATTCTGCCCATGAATGAAAATTTCAGGGTTTAAGTATCACCaggttaaaaaagaaacacagaactTCTAACTAGGCTTCACATCTTCATGTCCACTCATCAATGCCCTCCAGATTAAAACATCCAGGGTAAAACCCTTGTTAGTGCAGGATTTATCCCCGAGTTAAAGGGACTGAGAGAACAGGATCTGGACTTACCAAGTTCACTGAGAGGAGTAAACCAAGAggagctgtgtgaggagcaCTGGGGTTGTGagcatttttatattctttcttAGACCTGTGGAAGTCACCTCAGTTCTGCAGGGCAGTCACGAGACAAATTTGGGAAGTACATCAGCAGCCCAATTGCTATAATTGTTTTCCTCCCCGTTTAGGCCAATTTTCACATTCCTTGGGTGATCACACCCTGGGAGATTCTTTCATCTGAAAACTCTCCAGGACAAAGGGATTTTTGGGAAATCACCCCAGAGGACAAGTGGGGCTGGAAGTGGAGGCTGCACGAGCAGTCCCAGCTGCACGGGCGGCCCAGCTGAGGAGTCCAGGGCTCATTTCTTTAGGTTGTGCCCCTCCAAGGGAGGTGGATGCTGCACATTATGGGGTGATGTAAAACACCTggggaggaaagaaatattGTCCAACCTGCTCAGGGCTCCTTCCGACCCTTTTGATTCATTTCCGCCACAATTAATGACAGACCTGCCATTGATTCTTTTCTACCTCTAATTTGTCCTGAGAGATGTCCAGGCCCAGAATCAATTAAATCAGCATCTGAGCAATGTGGTCAAGGCTCAAAGTCTGGTTTTCTTGGCCCTTTTCTGGGTGAAATTACTAGAAAGACTTTTCTGAGTCAGTCTT contains these protein-coding regions:
- the LOC135403884 gene encoding keratin-associated protein 21-1-like; this translates as MTFLQGQCDDDCYSPCGYRGYDCGSPCGYRGYGGLYGYRGLYGLGDRYGYGGLYGYGGLYGYRGLYGSGDCYGYGGYRGFYGSGDCCGYPGLYSGRYGYPYGSRYGQRYGYGGCYSL